One Candidatus Planktophila limnetica DNA segment encodes these proteins:
- a CDS encoding bifunctional nuclease family protein codes for MVAMQVVGVRIEMPSNQPIVLLKEIDGVRFLPIWVGAVEATAIAFAQQGVTPPRPLTHDLMQDIVESLDATLTAVQVTAIEDGVFMASLLLRDPEGKAISVSSRPSDAIALALRTHSNILADSELLDNVGIEIPDDVAEDAAAASGESSEVERFREFLDQINPEDFAG; via the coding sequence ATGGTTGCTATGCAAGTTGTTGGAGTTCGAATCGAGATGCCTTCGAACCAGCCAATCGTTTTGCTTAAGGAAATAGATGGTGTTCGATTTTTGCCTATTTGGGTTGGAGCGGTAGAGGCCACAGCAATCGCCTTTGCCCAACAAGGAGTAACTCCGCCTAGACCTCTCACGCACGATTTAATGCAAGATATTGTGGAATCACTGGATGCGACTTTAACGGCAGTTCAAGTTACAGCCATAGAAGATGGTGTTTTCATGGCATCGCTGTTATTGCGCGACCCTGAAGGCAAAGCAATTAGTGTCTCTTCGCGTCCATCAGATGCAATCGCACTGGCTCTTAGAACCCATAGCAACATTTTGGCTGATTCTGAACTACTAGATAATGTTGGGATTGAAATACCCGATGATGTGGCCGAAGATGCGGCCGCTGCTTCAGGGGAGAGTTCTGAGGTGGAGAGATTTCGAGAGTTTCTGGATCAGATCAACCCT
- a CDS encoding MerR family transcriptional regulator — MSVPARAYLSIGEVLTKLRGDFADITISKIRFLESEGLIDPQRTPSGYRKFTGTDLERLRYVLQAQRDQYLPLRVIKENLDALDRGLQPAATSGAVATPRLATVDGEMAPAAFGESSEMRLSRDELLKSSGLTENALVELESFGLIAPRGRHYDGDALSVARAVTEMGTFGIEPRHLRSFKSAADREIGLIEQVITPLNRQKNAESKARAQEVQKEIASLSIRLHASLVRGGLNRLR, encoded by the coding sequence ATGAGCGTTCCAGCACGCGCCTACTTAAGCATCGGTGAAGTTCTAACAAAGCTGCGTGGAGATTTCGCAGATATAACAATCTCAAAGATTAGATTCCTCGAATCTGAAGGATTAATTGATCCACAGCGAACACCATCTGGATATCGCAAATTTACTGGTACCGATTTAGAGCGCTTACGTTACGTATTGCAGGCACAGCGCGATCAGTATCTACCTCTGCGTGTTATCAAAGAAAATTTGGACGCACTCGATCGTGGGTTACAACCTGCTGCCACATCAGGTGCCGTTGCTACACCTCGTCTTGCCACAGTAGATGGCGAAATGGCGCCGGCAGCATTTGGTGAATCCAGTGAGATGCGTTTGTCCCGTGATGAATTACTTAAGTCAAGTGGTTTAACTGAGAACGCACTCGTTGAATTAGAATCTTTTGGACTTATTGCACCCCGTGGTCGCCACTATGACGGGGATGCGCTCTCTGTTGCGCGTGCAGTTACCGAGATGGGCACTTTTGGAATTGAACCCCGCCATTTGCGTTCTTTTAAGTCAGCTGCCGATCGTGAAATCGGGTTGATTGAACAGGTGATTACTCCTTTGAACCGTCAAAAGAATGCTGAATCAAAGGCGCGCGCGCAAGAAGTTCAAAAAGAGATTGCATCTTTATCAATTCGCCTTCACGCATCGTTGGTGCGTGGGGGATTAAATCGCCTTCGATAG
- a CDS encoding FHA domain-containing protein, with amino-acid sequence MAAVENERELTTTLNLGLRGIDTPGGISPAQQYLQKIEPSIRAIIDQVCAPGSGKAMLVIHRGPAQGSRFLLDAPSTSIGRSPESDVFFDDVTVSRKHARIERLHEDFTIIDSQSLNGTYVNSVSVTEKVLHMGDELQIGKFHALFFGNSQIKSLGEKK; translated from the coding sequence GTGGCAGCTGTAGAAAATGAACGCGAATTAACCACAACACTCAATCTTGGATTACGCGGTATCGATACACCAGGTGGGATTTCACCAGCCCAGCAATATCTGCAGAAAATTGAACCATCTATTCGCGCAATTATTGATCAAGTGTGTGCACCTGGTTCAGGTAAGGCAATGCTCGTCATTCATCGCGGTCCAGCACAAGGCTCTCGTTTTCTATTGGATGCGCCAAGCACATCTATAGGACGTTCCCCCGAGAGTGATGTTTTCTTCGACGACGTAACAGTTTCACGAAAGCACGCACGTATCGAGCGTTTACATGAGGATTTTACGATCATTGATTCTCAGAGTTTAAACGGAACTTATGTTAACTCCGTTTCTGTTACAGAAAAGGTTTTACATATGGGTGATGAACTGCAAATTGGTAAATTTCATGCATTATTTTTCGGTAATTCACAAATTAAATCTCTGGGGGAGAAGAAATGA
- the gcvH gene encoding glycine cleavage system protein GcvH, translated as MSNIPDSLKYTKEHEWVASSATALVYRVGITDYAQAALGDIVYVQLPKVGEKLSADKVCGEVESTKSVSEIFSPVTGSVVAINSELNSAPESINSDPYGTGWLFEVSVDSEPNNLLSAADYAAITA; from the coding sequence ATGTCTAACATTCCCGATTCACTCAAGTACACAAAAGAACATGAGTGGGTAGCATCTTCTGCCACTGCCTTGGTTTATCGAGTCGGCATTACTGATTACGCCCAAGCCGCTCTGGGGGATATTGTTTACGTTCAATTGCCAAAAGTTGGCGAAAAATTGAGCGCTGATAAAGTTTGCGGAGAAGTTGAGTCCACTAAAAGCGTTTCAGAGATTTTTTCACCTGTAACTGGCAGCGTTGTTGCAATTAATTCAGAGTTAAATTCAGCACCTGAATCGATTAATAGCGATCCATATGGCACCGGGTGGCTCTTTGAAGTTTCCGTAGATTCTGAACCCAATAACCTACTTTCTGCGGCAGATTACGCTGCAATCACGGCTTGA